A window of the Kineococcus mangrovi genome harbors these coding sequences:
- the exaC gene encoding acetaldehyde dehydrogenase ExaC, translated as MTVYEAPGRAGSVVEYADRYDHWIGGERVPPAEGQYFENPSPVTGQTFTEVARGTAADVERALDAAHAAAPAWGRTSVAERALVLNRIADRVEANLEKLAVAETWDNGKPVRECLAADLPLVVDHLRYFAGVVRAQEGGISQIDDDTVAYHFHEPLGVVGQIIPWNFPLLMAIWKLAPALAAGNAVVLKPAEQTPASIMLLMDLIGDLLPPGVVNVVNGFGAEAGKPLAANPRIRKIAFTGETTTGRLIMQYASQNLIPVTLELGGKSPNVFFDDVAAARDDFYDKALEGFTMFALNQGEVCTCPSRALIQSGVYDTFLGDALDRTKAVKQGNPLDTETMIGAQASNDQLEKILSYIDIGKKEGAKLLTGGERADLGGELSGGYYVNPTVFEGDNSMRIFQEEIFGPVVSVTRFDHPDDALKIANDTLYGLGAGVWSRDIHLAYRMGRGIQAGRVWTNNYHSYPAHAAFGGYKSSGIGRENHAMMLDHYQQTKNLLVSYSTSKLGFF; from the coding sequence ATGACGGTCTACGAGGCACCCGGACGCGCCGGGAGCGTCGTCGAGTACGCCGACCGGTACGACCACTGGATCGGCGGTGAACGCGTACCGCCCGCCGAGGGGCAGTACTTCGAGAACCCCAGCCCCGTCACGGGGCAGACCTTCACCGAGGTCGCCCGCGGCACGGCCGCCGACGTCGAACGCGCCCTGGACGCCGCGCACGCCGCGGCCCCGGCCTGGGGCCGCACGTCCGTCGCCGAGCGCGCCCTCGTCCTGAACCGCATCGCCGACCGCGTCGAGGCCAACCTCGAGAAGCTCGCCGTCGCCGAGACCTGGGACAACGGCAAACCCGTCCGCGAGTGCCTCGCGGCCGACCTGCCCCTCGTCGTGGACCACCTGCGCTACTTCGCCGGGGTCGTCCGCGCCCAGGAGGGCGGGATCTCCCAGATCGACGACGACACCGTCGCCTACCACTTCCACGAACCCCTCGGCGTCGTCGGGCAGATCATCCCGTGGAACTTCCCGCTGCTCATGGCGATCTGGAAGCTCGCCCCGGCGCTCGCGGCCGGCAACGCCGTCGTCCTCAAGCCGGCCGAGCAGACACCCGCCTCGATCATGCTGCTGATGGACCTCATCGGGGACCTGCTGCCCCCGGGGGTCGTCAACGTCGTCAACGGGTTCGGTGCCGAGGCCGGCAAACCCCTGGCCGCCAACCCGCGCATCCGCAAGATCGCCTTCACCGGTGAGACGACGACCGGCCGGCTGATCATGCAGTACGCCAGCCAGAACCTCATCCCGGTGACGCTGGAGCTCGGGGGCAAGAGCCCCAACGTGTTCTTCGACGACGTCGCCGCCGCCCGTGACGACTTCTACGACAAGGCCCTCGAGGGGTTCACGATGTTCGCCCTCAACCAGGGCGAGGTGTGCACGTGCCCGTCCCGGGCCCTCATCCAGAGCGGCGTCTACGACACGTTCCTGGGCGACGCCCTCGACCGGACGAAGGCCGTCAAGCAGGGGAACCCCCTGGACACCGAGACGATGATCGGGGCGCAGGCGAGCAACGACCAGCTCGAGAAGATCCTGTCCTACATCGACATCGGGAAGAAGGAGGGCGCGAAGCTGCTGACGGGCGGGGAGCGCGCCGACCTCGGCGGGGAGCTGTCCGGCGGGTACTACGTGAACCCCACCGTGTTCGAGGGCGACAACTCGATGCGGATCTTCCAGGAGGAGATCTTCGGGCCCGTCGTCTCGGTCACCCGGTTCGACCACCCGGACGACGCGCTGAAGATCGCCAACGACACGCTCTACGGCCTCGGGGCCGGGGTGTGGTCGCGGGACATCCACCTCGCCTACCGGATGGGCCGCGGCATCCAGGCCGGGCGGGTGTGGACGAACAACTACCACTCCTACCCCGCGCACGCGGCGTTCGGTGGCTACAAGAGCTCGGGCATCGGCCGCGAGAACCACGCCATGATGCTCGACCACTACCAGCAGACGAAGAACCTGCTCGTCAGCTACTCGACGTCCAAGCTCGGCTTCTTCTGA
- a CDS encoding GAF domain-containing protein translates to MTSGELSGAREDWLAQSASAAAGTPLPGARDLVSSSWWRARRTGLDPDRVAPPVLTDPSDLRARREAHPLAAVLPTARRLLLAEPLGVPVLMAVSDADGTLLWVEGDPGLRRSAERMAFTEGARWSEDVAGTNAPGTALALGRPVRVRRGEHYATAVSGWSCSAAPVRDPSTGQVLGVLDLTGGDDLGRERALEFVRAAVGAVEAELRVVALRHRLAPGARTATAALAPAAPRLTVLGPVPALAAGGHARPLSWRHSEVLLLLALAPGPGLSAAQLAAELDERDLAPVSVRAEVHRLRAVLRERTRGGLDLSPAPYRLLGDLRCDALDVRAALREGRLREAVGGWTGDLLPGSDAPGVRDLREELLLELRTAVLEGDDDLALLEFSRTGAGRRDVVVARDLVARLGPGDPGRAEAVARWERLRG, encoded by the coding sequence ATGACGTCGGGGGAGCTGTCCGGGGCGCGCGAGGACTGGCTGGCCCAGAGCGCGAGCGCCGCCGCGGGCACGCCCCTGCCGGGGGCTCGCGACCTCGTCTCCTCCTCCTGGTGGCGCGCCCGCCGCACCGGCCTCGACCCCGACCGGGTCGCACCCCCGGTCCTCACCGACCCCTCGGACCTGCGGGCACGGCGCGAGGCGCACCCCCTGGCCGCGGTCCTGCCGACGGCGCGGCGGCTGCTGCTGGCCGAGCCCCTGGGCGTGCCCGTGCTCATGGCCGTCAGCGACGCCGACGGGACGCTGCTGTGGGTGGAGGGCGATCCCGGTCTGCGCCGCTCGGCCGAGCGGATGGCCTTCACCGAGGGGGCCCGGTGGAGCGAGGACGTCGCCGGCACGAACGCCCCCGGCACCGCCCTGGCGCTGGGCCGGCCGGTCCGCGTGCGCCGGGGGGAGCACTACGCGACCGCCGTGTCCGGCTGGAGCTGCTCGGCCGCCCCCGTCCGCGACCCCTCGACCGGGCAGGTCCTCGGCGTCCTGGACCTCACCGGCGGGGACGACCTCGGCCGGGAGCGGGCGCTGGAGTTCGTCCGCGCCGCCGTCGGGGCCGTGGAGGCCGAGCTGCGGGTCGTGGCCCTGCGCCACCGCCTCGCCCCCGGTGCCCGCACCGCCACCGCTGCCCTCGCGCCCGCCGCGCCCCGCCTCACCGTGCTCGGGCCGGTGCCGGCGCTCGCAGCCGGTGGGCACGCGCGGCCGCTGTCGTGGCGGCACAGCGAGGTGCTGCTCCTCCTGGCGCTCGCCCCGGGGCCGGGGCTGTCCGCCGCCCAGCTCGCGGCCGAGCTCGACGAGCGCGACCTGGCCCCGGTCTCGGTGCGGGCCGAGGTGCACCGCCTGCGGGCCGTCCTGCGCGAGCGCACCCGCGGCGGGCTGGACCTGTCCCCGGCGCCCTACCGGCTTCTCGGCGACCTGCGCTGCGACGCCCTCGACGTGCGGGCGGCCCTGCGCGAGGGCCGGCTGCGGGAGGCCGTCGGAGGCTGGACCGGGGACCTGCTGCCCGGTTCCGACGCCCCCGGGGTGCGCGACCTGCGCGAGGAGCTGCTCCTGGAGCTGCGCACGGCCGTCCTGGAGGGGGACGACGACCTGGCCCTGCTGGAGTTCTCCCGCACCGGGGCCGGGCGCCGGGACGTCGTCGTCGCCCGGGACCTGGTGGCCCGGCTCGGCCCGGGGGACCCCGGCCGCGCCGAGGCGGTCGCCCGCTGGGAGCGGTTGCGGGGCTGA
- a CDS encoding nicotinate-nucleotide--dimethylbenzimidazole phosphoribosyltransferase, whose amino-acid sequence MTDGPRPLNLREIAEGLRSPHTSEARPRRVAPLLPASRADELARWLAGTQDRDVAVPLDRVRLVVFAGDHGVAARGISRLEPGWTASAVRDLVAGRGPVAALAAQVGARVEVHAVGVDWGARGPVDVPASVLAGALHPSGDIAREDALTEAEVEDAVRAGAAVADAAVDAGVDLLVLGDLGVGATAVASTVVAVCLRKGAVDVVGRGSGIDDDAWMRKTAAVRDAVRRGRKLATRPTAVLQAVGSADVAAAVGFLLRSAARRTPVLLDGSLGTAAALLASRGVPGAEKWWRLGAATAEPAQALASERLKLPPVLELGAGRGGGAGALAAVGVLRAAQALAAADEAELPPLPEAEPEPQPEAEPEAEAEAEAEAEAEAEPQPEAGPGEESTRPNV is encoded by the coding sequence ATGACCGACGGCCCGCGGCCGTTGAACCTGCGCGAGATCGCGGAGGGCCTGCGGTCCCCGCACACCTCCGAGGCGCGCCCGCGCCGGGTGGCGCCGCTGCTGCCGGCCTCCCGCGCGGACGAGCTGGCCCGCTGGCTGGCCGGGACGCAGGACCGGGACGTGGCCGTGCCGCTGGACCGCGTCCGCCTCGTGGTGTTCGCCGGCGACCACGGCGTGGCCGCGCGCGGCATCTCGCGCCTGGAGCCGGGCTGGACCGCCTCGGCCGTGCGGGACCTCGTCGCCGGGCGCGGGCCGGTCGCCGCCCTCGCCGCGCAGGTCGGCGCCCGGGTCGAGGTGCACGCCGTGGGGGTGGACTGGGGCGCGCGGGGGCCCGTCGACGTCCCGGCGTCCGTGCTGGCCGGGGCGCTGCACCCCTCGGGCGACATCGCCCGCGAGGACGCCCTCACCGAGGCCGAGGTCGAGGACGCGGTGCGCGCGGGGGCCGCGGTGGCCGACGCCGCGGTCGACGCCGGGGTCGACCTGCTGGTGCTGGGCGACCTGGGCGTGGGCGCCACGGCCGTCGCCTCGACGGTGGTGGCGGTGTGCCTGCGCAAGGGCGCCGTCGACGTCGTGGGGCGCGGCAGCGGGATCGACGACGACGCCTGGATGCGCAAGACCGCGGCGGTGCGCGACGCCGTCCGCCGCGGCCGCAAGCTGGCCACGCGCCCGACCGCCGTCCTGCAGGCCGTGGGCAGCGCCGACGTCGCCGCGGCCGTCGGGTTCCTCCTGCGCTCGGCCGCGCGGCGCACCCCGGTGCTGCTCGACGGCAGCCTCGGCACCGCCGCGGCCCTGCTGGCCTCGCGCGGGGTCCCGGGGGCGGAGAAGTGGTGGCGGCTCGGGGCGGCCACGGCCGAGCCGGCGCAGGCGCTGGCCTCCGAGCGGCTCAAGCTGCCTCCCGTGCTCGAGCTCGGGGCCGGCCGCGGCGGCGGGGCCGGCGCGCTGGCCGCGGTGGGGGTGCTGCGGGCGGCGCAGGCGCTGGCGGCGGCCGACGAGGCCGAGCTGCCGCCGCTCCCCGAAGCCGAGCCCGAGCCTCAGCCCGAAGCCGAGCCCGAAGCCGAGGCCGAAGCCGAGGCCGAGGCCGAGGCCGAGGCCGAGCCTCAGCCCGAGGCCGGTCCCGGCGAGGAGAGCACCCGCCCGAACGTGTGA
- a CDS encoding GNAT family N-acetyltransferase, translating into MRAVGDEGAGTEQEVRPGVRWRSVVPADAPVLSDLCRLTGDSGGDASGRTAFPGLLGDVYATPYAHAYRVEGVSFGTLVLDVQGPAGYLLGCLDTARFEAWREEHWWPPLRRRYPRPEDGYVGTYDEPLLRTVHEGVRPDPLWARRPSPFPSHLHVDLLPRLQGRGVGRLLVERLCAQLAAAGSPGVHLGVSAANPGAVAFYRRTGFTELDRSPTGHTFGRVLSSPGPASG; encoded by the coding sequence GTGCGCGCAGTCGGGGACGAGGGGGCCGGGACCGAGCAGGAGGTCCGGCCGGGGGTCCGGTGGCGGTCCGTCGTGCCCGCGGACGCCCCGGTGCTGTCGGACCTGTGCCGGCTGACGGGGGACAGCGGTGGCGACGCGAGCGGGCGCACGGCCTTCCCGGGCCTGCTCGGCGACGTCTACGCGACCCCGTACGCGCACGCCTACCGCGTCGAAGGGGTCTCCTTCGGCACGCTCGTCCTCGACGTGCAGGGGCCCGCCGGCTACCTCCTGGGCTGCCTCGACACCGCGCGCTTCGAGGCCTGGCGCGAGGAGCACTGGTGGCCCCCGCTGCGCCGGCGCTACCCGCGTCCGGAGGACGGGTACGTCGGCACCTACGACGAGCCGCTGCTGCGGACGGTCCACGAGGGCGTGCGGCCGGACCCGCTGTGGGCGCGGCGGCCCTCGCCCTTCCCCTCCCACCTGCACGTCGACCTGCTGCCCCGGCTGCAGGGGCGCGGGGTGGGCCGGTTGCTCGTCGAGAGGCTCTGCGCGCAGCTGGCCGCCGCGGGCTCGCCCGGGGTGCACCTCGGGGTCTCGGCCGCCAACCCCGGTGCGGTGGCGTTCTACCGCCGCACCGGGTTCACCGAGCTCGACCGCTCGCCCACCGGTCACACGTTCGGGCGGGTGCTCTCCTCGCCGGGACCGGCCTCGGGCTGA
- a CDS encoding leucyl aminopeptidase, with protein sequence MPRLLLSSKSVKSVSVDALVLGLTPAAAGAKSAAPVLLGGEDLPRATRSALVDAAGALGATGAAGQVHLVPGVAGLGTRLVALAGTGADPDAEALRRAAGAAVRALAGHRRVALALPVPDAVTAAALAEGAALGAYAFTRYRAATREPVAEVTLLVDKPRDKALRAAVDRAGVVATAVHTARDLINTAPADLAPEDLAQAAAQAAAGTSLAVRVLDEEALAAGGYGGILGVGQGSARPPRLVVLEHAPARAKGHLAFVGKGITFDSGGLSIKPAAGMETMKSDMSGAAAVLAAVRAVAELDLPVKVTGWLAVAENMPSGTAIRPSDVLTMFGGTTVEVLNTDAEGRLVLGDALVAASDEQPDAIVDVATLTGAQVVALGNRVSGVMGNDETFRAAVLAAAGRAGESFWPMPLPEELRATLDSPVADLANIGDRAGGMLVAAVFLREFVGTGPAGAPIPWAHLDIAGPAFATGEPWGYTHRGGTGVAVRTLVALAEDHARR encoded by the coding sequence GTGCCGCGTCTCCTCCTCAGCAGCAAGTCCGTCAAGAGCGTGTCGGTGGACGCCCTGGTGCTCGGGCTGACCCCCGCCGCCGCGGGCGCGAAGTCCGCCGCCCCCGTCCTGCTGGGGGGTGAGGACCTGCCCCGCGCGACCCGCTCGGCGCTCGTCGACGCCGCCGGGGCCCTGGGGGCGACGGGCGCCGCCGGTCAGGTCCACCTCGTGCCGGGTGTCGCGGGGCTGGGCACCAGGCTCGTCGCCCTGGCCGGGACGGGGGCCGACCCCGACGCCGAGGCGCTGCGCCGCGCCGCCGGTGCGGCCGTGCGCGCCCTCGCCGGGCACCGCCGCGTCGCCCTCGCCCTCCCCGTGCCGGACGCCGTCACCGCCGCGGCCCTCGCCGAGGGCGCGGCCCTGGGCGCGTACGCCTTCACCCGCTACCGCGCCGCGACGCGCGAGCCGGTCGCCGAGGTGACGCTCCTGGTCGACAAGCCCCGCGACAAGGCGCTGCGCGCCGCCGTCGACCGCGCCGGCGTGGTCGCCACCGCCGTCCACACGGCCCGGGACCTGATCAACACCGCCCCCGCCGACCTCGCGCCCGAGGACCTGGCGCAGGCCGCCGCGCAGGCGGCGGCCGGCACGTCGCTCGCCGTGCGCGTCCTGGACGAGGAGGCGCTCGCGGCCGGCGGGTACGGCGGCATCCTCGGCGTCGGCCAGGGCTCCGCCCGCCCGCCCCGCCTGGTGGTGCTGGAGCACGCCCCGGCGCGGGCGAAGGGGCACCTCGCCTTCGTCGGCAAGGGCATCACGTTCGACTCCGGCGGTCTGTCCATCAAGCCGGCGGCCGGCATGGAGACGATGAAGAGCGACATGTCGGGGGCCGCCGCCGTGCTCGCCGCCGTCCGCGCCGTCGCCGAGCTCGACCTGCCGGTGAAGGTGACCGGCTGGCTGGCCGTGGCCGAGAACATGCCCTCGGGCACGGCGATCCGCCCCTCCGACGTCCTGACGATGTTCGGTGGGACGACCGTCGAGGTGCTCAACACCGACGCCGAGGGTCGCCTCGTGCTGGGAGACGCCCTGGTCGCGGCCTCGGACGAGCAGCCCGACGCGATCGTCGACGTCGCCACCCTCACGGGGGCGCAGGTGGTCGCGCTGGGGAACCGGGTCTCGGGCGTCATGGGCAACGACGAGACCTTCCGGGCGGCCGTGCTCGCGGCGGCCGGACGTGCCGGGGAGTCGTTCTGGCCGATGCCGCTGCCCGAGGAGCTGCGCGCCACGCTCGACTCGCCCGTCGCCGACCTGGCGAACATCGGTGACCGGGCGGGCGGGATGCTCGTCGCCGCGGTGTTCCTGCGCGAGTTCGTGGGCACGGGCCCGGCCGGTGCACCGATCCCGTGGGCGCACCTGGACATCGCCGGTCCCGCGTTCGCCACGGGTGAGCCGTGGGGCTACACGCACCGCGGCGGCACCGGCGTGGCGGTGCGCACCCTGGTCGCGCTCGCGGAGGACCACGCCCGCCGCTGA
- the lpdA gene encoding dihydrolipoyl dehydrogenase, whose amino-acid sequence MAGAAGQEYDVVILGGGSGGYAAALRAAELGLSVALVEKDLLGGTCLHRGCIPTKALLHAAEVADTARESETFGVRASLDSIDMAGVNKYKDGIVSRLHKGLQGLVKSRKVELVAGTGELVAKNTVEVDGTRYVGKHVVLASGSYSRSLPGLEIGGRVMTSEQALALDTVPERVVVLGGGVIGVEFASVWRSFGAEVTIVEALPHLVPLEDEAASKALERAFRKRGIAFSLGVRFAGVEQSDSGVVVKLEDGKTFEADLMLVAVGRGPNTAGLGYEEQGITMDRGFVLTDERLRTNVEGVYAVGDIVPGLQLAHRGFAQGIFVAEDIAGLDPQPIDELGIPKVTYCEPEVASVGLTEAKAREKYGDVDVLEYNLGGNGKSQILGTTGFVKLVRQKDGPVVGVHMVGSRMSEQVGEAQLIVNWEAYPQDVANLVHTHPTQNEAVGEAFLALAGKPLHSHA is encoded by the coding sequence GTGGCAGGTGCCGCCGGGCAGGAGTACGACGTCGTCATCCTCGGGGGAGGCAGTGGGGGCTACGCCGCCGCCCTGCGCGCCGCCGAGCTCGGGCTCTCCGTGGCCCTCGTGGAGAAGGACCTGCTGGGAGGGACCTGCCTGCACCGCGGCTGCATCCCCACCAAGGCCCTCCTGCACGCGGCCGAGGTCGCGGACACCGCTCGCGAGTCCGAGACGTTCGGCGTGCGCGCCAGCCTCGACTCCATCGACATGGCGGGCGTCAACAAGTACAAGGACGGGATCGTCTCCCGCCTCCACAAGGGCCTCCAGGGTCTGGTGAAGTCCCGCAAGGTCGAGCTCGTGGCCGGCACCGGCGAGCTGGTCGCCAAGAACACCGTCGAGGTCGACGGCACCCGTTACGTCGGCAAGCACGTCGTCCTGGCCTCCGGGTCGTACTCCCGCAGCCTGCCGGGCCTCGAGATCGGCGGCCGGGTCATGACGAGCGAGCAGGCGCTCGCCCTCGACACCGTGCCCGAGCGCGTCGTGGTCCTCGGCGGCGGCGTCATCGGCGTGGAGTTCGCCAGCGTGTGGCGCTCCTTCGGCGCCGAAGTCACCATCGTCGAGGCCCTGCCCCACCTCGTGCCCCTGGAGGACGAGGCCGCGAGCAAGGCGCTCGAACGGGCCTTCCGCAAGCGCGGCATCGCGTTCTCGCTGGGCGTCCGCTTCGCCGGTGTCGAGCAGTCCGACAGCGGTGTCGTCGTGAAGCTCGAGGACGGCAAGACCTTCGAGGCCGACCTCATGCTCGTCGCCGTCGGCCGCGGCCCGAACACCGCCGGCCTCGGCTACGAGGAGCAGGGCATCACGATGGACCGCGGGTTCGTCCTCACCGACGAACGGCTGCGGACCAACGTCGAGGGCGTCTACGCCGTCGGCGACATCGTCCCCGGCCTGCAGCTGGCGCACCGCGGCTTCGCCCAGGGCATCTTCGTCGCCGAGGACATCGCCGGGCTCGACCCGCAGCCGATCGACGAGCTGGGCATCCCCAAGGTCACCTACTGCGAACCGGAGGTGGCCTCGGTCGGCCTCACCGAGGCCAAGGCGCGGGAGAAGTACGGCGACGTCGACGTCCTGGAGTACAACCTCGGCGGCAACGGCAAGAGCCAGATCCTCGGCACCACGGGTTTCGTGAAGCTGGTGCGCCAGAAGGACGGTCCGGTCGTCGGCGTCCACATGGTGGGGTCGCGCATGAGCGAGCAGGTCGGCGAGGCCCAGCTCATCGTCAACTGGGAGGCCTACCCGCAGGACGTGGCGAACCTCGTCCACACGCACCCGACGCAGAACGAGGCCGTCGGCGAGGCCTTCCTCGCGCTGGCCGGCAAGCCCCTGCACTCGCACGCGTAG
- the sucB gene encoding 2-oxoglutarate dehydrogenase, E2 component, dihydrolipoamide succinyltransferase codes for MSNSVQMPALGESVTEGTVTRWLKQVGDTVAVDEPLLEVSTDKVDTEIPSPVAGTLLEILVPEDETAEVGADLARIGEESEQGGGSDDAAPAPQQEEEPTPPSTQDAQSAPESAQEPDPEQPPAAATAPSSGGSGSGQAVQMPALGESVTEGTVTRWLKAVGDSVEVDEPLLEVSTDKVDTEIPSPVAGTLLEILVGEDETADVGADLARVGDASAQSAPAPQDSPAQDAPAQDTSAQEGTLADEVQERASAEQQAESSTQPSSGSSAEPAAAPSQPSQPAQQSPSTPAPQASAAAESTGGSTYVTPLVRKLAKDLGVDLSSLKGTGVGGRIRKQDVQEAADQAAEAAKASQQQAPAPAQEPAASSGSTAKAPAAEVSPKRGTTEKMSRLRKVIAQRMKESLQNSAQLTTVIEVDVTKVARLRARAKDGFAATEGAKLTFLPFFVKAAVEALKQHPSLNASIDGENIVYHGSENISMAVDTPKGLITPVIKDAGDLNLGGLARKISDLAARTRASKITPDDLSGGTFTITNTGSIGALFDTPILNAPQVAILGTGAIVKRPVVLTDADGQDTIAVRSMMYLALSYDHQIVDGADAARFLQTVKKRIEAGEFEGELGL; via the coding sequence ATGTCGAACTCGGTGCAGATGCCCGCTCTCGGTGAGAGCGTGACCGAGGGCACCGTCACGCGGTGGCTGAAGCAGGTCGGCGACACCGTCGCCGTGGACGAACCGCTGCTGGAGGTGTCCACCGACAAGGTCGACACCGAGATCCCCTCCCCCGTCGCCGGCACGCTGCTGGAGATCCTCGTCCCCGAGGACGAGACCGCCGAGGTGGGTGCCGACCTCGCCCGCATCGGTGAGGAGTCCGAGCAGGGCGGCGGTTCCGACGACGCGGCCCCGGCCCCCCAGCAGGAGGAGGAGCCGACCCCGCCCTCGACGCAGGACGCGCAGTCCGCGCCGGAGTCGGCGCAGGAGCCCGACCCCGAGCAGCCGCCCGCCGCGGCGACCGCACCGAGCTCGGGCGGGTCCGGGTCCGGTCAGGCCGTGCAGATGCCGGCGCTGGGCGAGTCCGTCACCGAGGGCACCGTCACGCGCTGGCTCAAGGCCGTCGGCGACAGCGTCGAGGTCGACGAGCCGCTGCTGGAGGTGTCCACCGACAAGGTCGACACCGAGATCCCCTCCCCCGTCGCCGGCACGCTGCTGGAGATCCTCGTGGGCGAGGACGAGACCGCCGACGTGGGTGCCGACCTGGCCCGCGTCGGTGACGCCTCGGCGCAGAGCGCGCCCGCCCCCCAGGACAGCCCCGCCCAGGACGCTCCCGCGCAGGACACCTCGGCCCAGGAGGGGACGCTGGCCGACGAGGTCCAGGAGCGCGCCTCCGCCGAGCAGCAGGCCGAGTCCTCCACCCAGCCGTCGTCCGGGTCCTCCGCCGAGCCCGCCGCAGCGCCGTCCCAGCCCTCGCAGCCCGCGCAGCAGTCCCCGTCGACCCCCGCCCCGCAGGCCTCGGCCGCGGCGGAGTCGACCGGCGGCAGCACCTACGTCACGCCGCTCGTGCGCAAGCTCGCCAAGGACCTCGGGGTCGACCTGTCCTCCCTGAAGGGGACCGGTGTCGGTGGCCGCATCCGCAAGCAGGACGTGCAGGAGGCCGCCGACCAGGCGGCCGAGGCCGCCAAGGCCTCGCAGCAGCAGGCCCCGGCACCCGCGCAGGAGCCGGCCGCGTCGTCCGGGTCCACCGCGAAGGCCCCGGCCGCGGAGGTCTCGCCCAAGCGCGGGACCACCGAGAAGATGTCGCGCCTGCGCAAGGTCATCGCCCAGCGCATGAAGGAGTCGCTGCAGAACTCCGCGCAGCTGACGACCGTCATCGAGGTCGACGTCACGAAGGTGGCGCGGCTGCGGGCACGGGCGAAGGACGGCTTCGCCGCGACCGAGGGCGCGAAGCTCACGTTCCTGCCGTTCTTCGTCAAGGCCGCGGTCGAGGCGCTCAAGCAGCACCCCTCGCTCAACGCCAGCATCGACGGCGAGAACATCGTCTACCACGGCAGCGAGAACATCTCGATGGCCGTGGACACCCCCAAGGGCCTCATCACCCCCGTCATCAAGGACGCGGGCGACCTGAACCTCGGTGGGCTGGCGCGCAAGATCTCGGACCTGGCCGCCCGCACGCGGGCCAGCAAGATCACCCCGGACGACCTGTCCGGCGGCACGTTCACCATCACCAACACCGGCAGCATCGGGGCCCTGTTCGACACCCCGATCCTCAACGCCCCGCAGGTCGCCATCCTCGGCACCGGCGCGATCGTCAAGCGTCCCGTCGTCCTCACCGACGCCGACGGCCAGGACACGATCGCGGTGCGCTCGATGATGTACCTCGCCCTGTCCTACGACCACCAGATCGTCGACGGGGCCGACGCGGCGCGCTTCCTGCAGACCGTCAAGAAGCGCATCGAGGCCGGCGAGTTCGAGGGTGAGCTCGGGCTCTGA
- a CDS encoding TIGR01777 family oxidoreductase translates to MRIVVSGASGLIGQHLVAHLRGAGHEVLTLVRRPAREPQEVTWDPSRGELDPRALGRVDGAVNLSGAGVGDERWTDDYKRTILSSRLDSTSTLVGALLRLDEAPQVLVNASAIGAYGDGGSAVLTEDSPRGEDFLADVVAQWEGATEPASAAGVRVALARTGLLANPVGGAFGQLLTLFRLGLGGPLGNGRQWWSPITMPDELAAFEFLLTQPVSGPANLTCPEPATNTALTTALGAALHRPSLVPAPAFALRLALGEFAGQVLASQRVVPSVLLEHGFTFRHPDVTAVTGWLARA, encoded by the coding sequence GTGCGCATCGTCGTCAGCGGGGCCAGCGGTCTCATCGGTCAACACCTGGTGGCGCACCTGCGGGGGGCGGGCCACGAGGTCCTGACCCTCGTGCGCCGGCCGGCGCGCGAACCGCAGGAGGTGACGTGGGACCCGTCCCGCGGGGAGCTCGACCCCCGCGCGCTGGGCCGCGTCGACGGGGCCGTGAACCTCTCGGGGGCCGGTGTCGGGGACGAGCGCTGGACCGACGACTACAAGCGGACGATCCTGTCCTCGCGCCTGGACTCGACCTCCACGCTGGTCGGCGCCCTGCTCCGGCTCGACGAGGCGCCGCAGGTGCTCGTCAACGCCTCGGCGATCGGTGCGTACGGCGACGGCGGCTCGGCTGTGCTCACCGAGGACTCCCCGCGCGGGGAGGACTTCCTCGCCGACGTCGTGGCGCAGTGGGAGGGCGCCACGGAACCGGCCTCGGCGGCGGGGGTCCGGGTCGCGCTGGCCCGGACCGGGTTGCTCGCCAACCCCGTCGGCGGCGCCTTCGGCCAGCTCCTGACGCTCTTCCGGCTGGGGCTCGGCGGTCCGCTCGGCAACGGCCGGCAGTGGTGGAGCCCCATCACGATGCCGGACGAGCTCGCGGCGTTCGAGTTCCTCCTCACCCAGCCGGTCTCGGGCCCGGCCAACCTCACCTGCCCCGAACCGGCGACGAACACGGCCCTGACGACGGCGCTCGGGGCGGCGCTGCACCGCCCCTCGCTCGTGCCCGCCCCGGCGTTCGCGCTCAGGCTCGCCCTCGGCGAGTTCGCCGGGCAGGTCCTGGCCAGCCAGCGGGTCGTGCCGTCGGTCCTGCTGGAGCACGGTTTCACGTTCCGCCACCCCGACGTCACCGCCGTCACCGGCTGGCTCGCCCGGGCCTGA